In the Glycine max cultivar Williams 82 chromosome 19, Glycine_max_v4.0, whole genome shotgun sequence genome, ATAGAATTATTTTCTGTTAGCAAACACACAGTGAAAGAGGCCAAAATGGGCGCTGTGATTCACTGCATTGCATGTTGGGAGCCTTACAAATCCCCCTTCACCTTCTTCCCTTCTTTCTCTACTCATCGCTCTCATTCTTCTCCTCTTCCCCCCAAACTCGCCATGGCTCCAAGCGAACCTCTCTCCCTCACCCCCGTCCAAGACTCTCCCTTATTCGATTACCCTCGTCTCGATCAACAACTCATCCACACCATCGCTTACGACGCCCTCGTTTGGAGCTCTCTCCACGGTCTCCTTGTCGGTGACAAATCCGTTCAGGTCACTCACTCTCCCACCTTTCTTCTCTCATTTATTCACTGCATTGCGTTCcgtttctttcttctctttttttctcacttATCAGTTATcaccaaggttttaaatatcgGTCACGACGGCTTGCGTTTTGTGGTGTTTGTTGATATCGCGGGCAAATATGGCCAATGTGGTCCCAATTGTGGTCGGACGGACAGTTAAAAAGAACCTTGATATTGCGGCTAGAATCACGGTCGCGTGGAcggttttttaaaaccttggttaCCACACCCTAAATTGGTGGCGAATGGTGATTGATTTGCAATGGTGATGAGAATTTGATGCTGATGATGGATGAATATTTATGTATGTGTTTCGGATTGCAGAGATCAGGAAGCGTTCCTGGAGTTGGATTGGTGCATGCGCCGCTTGCCTTGTTACCCACGCCATTTCCGGAAAAGCAGTGGAGAGAAGCGAATGAGTTGGCCCCTATATTCAATGAACTCGTTGATCGGGTCAGTTTGGATGCAACGTTTCTTCAGGAATCACTTTCAAGGTTAATTACCTACTTGCGAATTCTTCCCTATTGTTTCTTGTTATAATGTGCATGCATGCAGGTGGTCCTACTTGAGTTTTGGTACCACAGTTTAAGTAGGTTAGGTGCATTAAGATTTTGCCTCTATTTGTTTCTCAATGCAGAACTAAGAAAGCGGATGAGTTCACCTCTAGACTTTTGGACATTCATTCCAAGATGCTACAGATTAACAAAAAAGAGGTGAGTGAAGTGTGTATTATTAGTAGAACATTTGTAAGGTAGCACCAAGAggattagtgttttttttttttttttttaaatattatttcaaaagaaCTCATTCTATGCTCGTATTCTCATTGCGATAGATAGAGTGAGATTCTTTTGGAAATTAGAACATGACTGACTGCATGTTTGTTTGTAGCAAAATGTTATATAACTTATGTGTGATATCAAGTTTATTTATGTGATTACTTATGACTTATTGGTATAATCAACTTATTGATATATCTTTTAACTTCTCCAAAAACTGAAATGCATAAGCAGATTTTAACTAGTGGAATTTTTTTGATTCATTTtgctttttatttcttctatgaGTAGTTAGgaaaaagtttatccaaacttTGTTCATAATTATCTTAGCTCTAGCAAAAGATTGAGGGTTGTAGGATGCAGATATGAAGttttcttctttacttttcttgATGATGTGAATCAAAGAGATTTactgatattatttttgttccACCAAAATTTCAATAGGAAATACGATTGGGGTTACATCGTTCAGATTATATGCTTGATGAAAAGACTAAATCACTTTTGCAAATAGAACTGAACACTATTTCCTCTTCTTTTGCCGGTCTTAGTAATCTTGTGACTGAACTTCATAGGTAAGTGTTGCTGTAAATTACACGTACTATACTATCATCTAATGTTTTGAGAGGTCTTTGTTTCATTGCAGCAATGGGTTTGTTTAAGTTAAATACCTGAACTCTCATTTTTGATACAGATGTTTATATCTTTTGTGGtacatttgatgtttttaagtGGTttgaaatcataatttatttggggttcttaaaatatatgcttagatattattttatatttgtccACGTTGAAAATTCAGAATAGTCAATCTTGAACAGCTCGATAGCAAAGCTATAGCTCCATATAGTGCCATGGCATCGTGGCAGGTGGCCGCTACTGGAGTTCAGTCATGTCACGTTTTTGGGTCTTGACATGGTCACTACGGTGAACAGGGGTACAAACCCATATTTTCCCTTCAATAACGACTTTCTTTGTGCGTTTTCTTTTTTCAGAAAGCATGAAGGGTTTGAATCCCTTCTTTCTCAATCATTAATGCAAAATCCCCAACCTTTGTTTTGAGCTCTTAACGTCAGACCCACTGTTCATTGACGTCGTATGCTAACCTGTTCATCCATGCAACTCGTTATTGACTCTGTTTACTGTACACCCACATgtctttgttccttttgtttttaactTAATTCTAACTTTGTTCTCCttagtttaaattaaaagtaattttactaACATCTCATTAGTTATTGATTTGATTAGAACGGTTTCAATCAATCTCTTTAAACAAGGACTTAAATTTAATATCGTGGATGGAAAAACATTGGAAGAAGAGATTTCTCTATTGTGATCAACCAAGTTTTCTGGTGAAGATTAATCGTAAATTCTGATGGATGTtttgtaatgataaaaaaaaaattacaagcaaATTTAGTCAAGTTTTTTCacatttcattttcttgatttttagaaattaagCAAATTGAGCCCTTTAATGATTTTCTTCCACATTAAATCCTCAAATTCTTACTTTTTACTCAAATGTTTTgggttaatataaatttaagatataaataattttaaaggatGAAGGATTTTGTACCATGTGAAATCAGGgtttgaataagaaaaaaataagaatttttattttgggataaatttgatattttggtTGGTGAGTTTtgagcaaaagaaagtttaaaacaGTTTAAGTTATTCAATTTGCAAAATGATTTAAGTAGGATGTGATATTTGAACATTTTAAGTAGAAGAAAATCAATGGAATATCAAAAttgcttaatttttaaattagagagacttgattgtgtaaaaaaaaactaaaattgcaCATATCCAAACTAAAGGGACTTAAAAGTGTAATCAAGCCTTTATCTTTTGTGTGTTGTAGCTAGTGTGTTCTTCACACTTCAAGGCTCCTCACATTCCACTAATTTTTCGGTGgcgaactcttttttttttttctttccatttattcCGTCGCCtctttctattttctcttttgGTCTTCATACCCACGTTTTCATTGCTCTCATTGTTAATAACTCCATGGGCCTGATATTGATGGCGATTGTGTCTTAGGATGagacttttaattattaattattaatgccTTTAATTTTggctaattttttcatttttaactacttattatGATGAATAGTATAAGCTAATTTATCTTGTACCTATGAACTTTTATATAACAGCTAACTTCTCTGCAATAGCAGTTTTGGGGTTGTTCACTTTGTGTTGCTATATTGAATTATAACTATGgttgaaattatttatatgaaCTATGGTGGAAATATATTTTCgttttaaggatttttttaagaaatatctttatattaGTTGGTCATTTTCTAGATACATACTTTCTCGCCATGGAAAATTGCTTGGACTAGATTCCAAAAGGATTCCTGCCAACAATGCTGTCAATCAGTATGCAGAGGCCTTGGCTAAAGCTTGGAGTGAGTATAATAACCCCAGGTCAGttcagacaaaaaaaattcttggaCTTTTACTGCTGCTTTTGGTTCCCTGATATATTTTCTAATGTATCCATTCAGGGCCGTGATTATGATTGTAGTTCAGGCTGAAGAACGAAACATGTACGACCAGCATTTTGTTTCTGATGTTCTAAGAGAGAAATATCCTTTTCTCAAtagttatataattttcaatacaaATAGAAAAACGTTTATTTTATTCCCATATAGCAGAGCAGACacttttatttgtataatttcattaatttgtgCTATTAAATGTGATATCAAAGGATATCAAGGGATGCTTTTATCAGTTTTATGTAAAGAAAACTGCTAGAAATTTTTATACTCGCCAGTCGCtacatattttttggtttttgttgtCCTTAGCTTTATAACACGTATAATATTACAACTATACGAAAGACGTTGGCAGAAGTTGATCATGAAGGAGAAATTCTACCAGATGGAACACTTTTTGTGTACGTAACCTTTAGCCATAAAAACAAGTGACTTTCAGCTATTGTTTGTGGCTTAGTTATCTTATGGTTCTGATTGTAGAGAAATATAATTTCTTGGCACTTACAGGGATGGACAAGCaatttcagtcatttatttcCGGGCTGGCTATACACCAATTGACTATCCTTCAGAATCAGTGAGTGACATCAGTCTTTTTGCTGCTCATAAGCATGTTTTTCCATTGTAGAAACATCTGTTTTGTTTTCTATGTACGTAAACTTCTTTTCTTAAGAAGTAGGAAGGTGTTAGGCCACTGAATCTGGTATGACCTTTTGGCAACAAGAGTGTCTCTAACTCACCAGTGTTAAGTAATTGTACTTTATTGTCAATTAATATTCAATTACTCTATCttctaacaaatttttttaagattttcatGATACAAAGAGTTTAAACCACCTATCAAGTGAAGTAAAGCTGACCAGAAAAGCTAACACTCTTTCTAACTTTAGCacctatttatatatttctctATGCTATAGAGCTTAGTTAGTTAACAAAGTCGTATGAGAAATACCTTCTCAAAGGTTGCCAGTTTCTTGTGGATCGTCTAACTTTGGGACATCTAAACAATTTGGGAAGTTTTGCTTGAGAAAGCATGCTTCTgacttttttagtcttttagcaatcattttgttcatcCTTTCATCAACTCCAGTCATTTGAGGGGTCTTAGGAGGCCACCTTCTCATGTCTTATCCCATGAGTTTTGTAGTATACATCAAATTGGCCTATGTCATGATTCTTGCTCCTTCCTCTATTTTCAACAGAGTTGGCTTTGAACTGGTTGTAAAAGcctttttgtcttctttttaaCTCTTAATTCTAAAAACTAAGAATCCATGCTGAGCTTTCCTTTTGGAGCAAAATTCTTGAGTGACAACTAGAACTCTCAAGCAAAGAATTGAGGAAAAATTCCACTACAACAATAATGGGAAtacaaaaatacaataataatgtaTCTTGAATTTTTGAATAAAACTCTCACAAATTGGTTCAccatttttttagaaactatATCTaagtctttatatttttctcactatttttctctcttgatGTGAGGATGTGCCTCTCACTTCTTGCAAACTCCATTGtgattttcttcctctatttatGAAGGGATTTGCACTTGGTACAATTTGCTACAAATAATGCACCGAATGGTACAGTTGGGGGTTGAACAATTTCAACCTTTTACTGCATTATT is a window encoding:
- the LOC100784737 gene encoding glutathione synthetase, chloroplastic isoform X2 codes for the protein MRSGSVPGVGLVHAPLALLPTPFPEKQWREANELAPIFNELVDRVSLDATFLQESLSRTKKADEFTSRLLDIHSKMLQINKKEEIRLGLHRSDYMLDEKTKSLLQIELNTISSSFAGLSNLVTELHRYILSRHGKLLGLDSKRIPANNAVNQYAEALAKAWSEYNNPRAVIMIVVQAEERNMYDQHFVSDVLREKYNITTIRKTLAEVDHEGEILPDGTLFVDGQAISVIYFRAGYTPIDYPSESEWSARILMEQSSAVKCPSISYHLVGTKKIQQELAKPGVLERFIENKEEIAKLRKCFTGLWSLDDSNIVRKAIERPELFVMKPQREGGGNNIYGDDVRKALLKLQKEGSLEDAAYILMQRIFPSNSAAILMRNGCWHKDRAISELGVFSTYLRNKDKVIMNKQSGYLMRTKISSSDEGGVAAGFAVLDSVYLT
- the LOC100784737 gene encoding glutathione synthetase, chloroplastic isoform X1, which codes for MGAVIHCIACWEPYKSPFTFFPSFSTHRSHSSPLPPKLAMAPSEPLSLTPVQDSPLFDYPRLDQQLIHTIAYDALVWSSLHGLLVGDKSVQRSGSVPGVGLVHAPLALLPTPFPEKQWREANELAPIFNELVDRVSLDATFLQESLSRTKKADEFTSRLLDIHSKMLQINKKEEIRLGLHRSDYMLDEKTKSLLQIELNTISSSFAGLSNLVTELHRYILSRHGKLLGLDSKRIPANNAVNQYAEALAKAWSEYNNPRAVIMIVVQAEERNMYDQHFVSDVLREKYNITTIRKTLAEVDHEGEILPDGTLFVDGQAISVIYFRAGYTPIDYPSESEWSARILMEQSSAVKCPSISYHLVGTKKIQQELAKPGVLERFIENKEEIAKLRKCFTGLWSLDDSNIVRKAIERPELFVMKPQREGGGNNIYGDDVRKALLKLQKEGSLEDAAYILMQRIFPSNSAAILMRNGCWHKDRAISELGVFSTYLRNKDKVIMNKQSGYLMRTKISSSDEGGVAAGFAVLDSVYLT